The Pseudomonadota bacterium genome includes a region encoding these proteins:
- a CDS encoding RNA pseudouridine synthase, with protein MSAGEAHLEVHVIVQATGRLPVDLLHEASGLPKQRIKWAMSCGAVWMTRAQHSQRLRRAKRALHEGDELHLYYDAEILAEVPPPPDLIADAGGYSVWRKPYGLRSQGSKWGDHCTLARWAETHLTPERPTFTVHRLDRAANGLMLVAHTKAVAEALAERFRERRVEKRYRALVLGDFSRHTAPLRVDVPIGDKEAVSEISLCEVSADGQRSLVDVRIETGRKHQIRRHLSGLGYPIVGDRRYGEATPADVDLQLTAYLLAFHCPVNERQVEYRLPASQLPQCH; from the coding sequence ATGAGTGCGGGTGAGGCGCATCTCGAGGTTCACGTGATCGTGCAGGCGACGGGCCGCCTGCCCGTCGACCTGCTGCACGAGGCGAGCGGCTTGCCCAAGCAACGTATCAAATGGGCGATGAGCTGTGGGGCGGTCTGGATGACCCGGGCCCAACACAGCCAGCGCCTGCGCCGGGCCAAGCGCGCGTTGCACGAGGGTGACGAGCTACACCTTTACTACGACGCTGAGATTCTGGCCGAGGTGCCGCCACCACCGGATCTCATCGCCGATGCCGGTGGCTACTCGGTCTGGCGCAAGCCCTACGGCCTGCGCTCCCAGGGGTCGAAGTGGGGCGATCACTGCACGCTGGCCAGGTGGGCTGAGACCCACCTCACACCGGAGCGACCCACCTTCACCGTGCACCGTCTCGATCGCGCGGCCAACGGACTCATGCTCGTGGCCCACACCAAGGCGGTGGCGGAGGCTCTGGCCGAGCGCTTTCGCGAGCGCCGAGTCGAGAAGCGCTACCGAGCATTAGTGTTAGGCGACTTCTCCAGGCATACCGCGCCCCTGCGAGTCGACGTGCCGATCGGCGACAAGGAAGCGGTCAGTGAGATCTCCCTGTGTGAGGTCAGCGCAGATGGGCAACGCTCCCTCGTCGATGTGCGCATCGAGACCGGGCGCAAGCACCAGATTCGCCGCCACTTGAGCGGTCTCGGTTACCCGATCGTGGGGGATCGCCGCTATGGGGAAGCGACGCCCGCGGATGTGGATCTGCAGCTCACGGCGTATCTGTTGGCGTTTCATTGTCCGGTCAATGAGCGCCAGGTGGAGTACCGCCTGCCAGCGTCGCAACTCCCTCAGTGCCACTAG